A window of Methylomonas sp. 11b genomic DNA:
ATCGCGCCCCCGGCCAGCGCGGATAAAATGGTCGAATAATTCATGCGTGAGTCTTGCCAAAAATCCGGTATTGAATCAGAAACCGCAATACCAAACCAGGGTTACCGCACTTTAACGCCGATAAAAATCGCTCTGCTTACACTCATTTTAAAATTGCTCGCGCACGCTAACAGCGACTATCCCTGACATTCTCTTTACTCGCCGAACAGCGACGAGCTCAAATAACGTTCACCGGAATCCGGCAACACCGCGACGATAATCTTGCCGGCATGTTCCGGACGCTTGGCCAGACGCACTGCAACAGCAAGCGCCGCGCCGCTGGAAATACCGGCCATAATGCCCTCTTCCTTAGCAAGGCGTCGTGTATAGGCGATGGCTTCAGCGTCTTCCACCGGCTCGATCAAGTCAATCAACGACAAATCCAAATTCTGCGGCACAAAGCCGGCACCTATGCCTTGGATGCCATGCGGCACGGCTTGCAAAGGCAACCCGGCGCGGGTCTGGCTTAATACCGGACTACCGGCCGGCTCGACAGCGACACTGAGTACCGGCCTACCGCAATGTTTTTTCAGATAACGCGACACACCGGTAATCGTACCGCCGGTGCCGACGCCTGCTACAAATATATCGATCTTACCACCGCAGTCCCGCCAAATTTCCGGGCCGGTAGTTTGTTCGTGTATCGCCGGATTAGCCGGGTTTTTAAATTGTTCCAGCAATAGATAATGCTCAGGGTCGGCCGCGGCGATGGCCTCAGCCTTTTCCACTGCCGCGCGCATACCCAGCGCGCCATCGGTCAGCAGCAGGTTCGCGCCATACGCCAATAATAATGTGCGGCGCTCCTGGCTCATGTTGTCCGGCATCGTTAACGTGATGGGTATGCCACGCGCGGCAGCCACCGCAGCCAACGCAATACCGGAATTACCGCTGGTGGCTTCCAGTAAAGTTGTACCTGCCGTTAATAAGCCTTGACGCTCAGCGGCCCAGACCATAGACGCACCGACCCGACATTTCACCGAATAGGACGGATTGCGGCCTTCAATTTTCACCAGCAGCGTCGCGTTCAATCCTTGGCTGATATGGTTGATCCGCACCAAAGGCGTTCGGCCTATCGACTGTGAATTATCTGAGTACCAAGCGGGCATGGCGGGTTTCCTGTGGAATACCGGATTTACTCTGTGTAAGAAAAATGACCCGACCTATTGTGCCGGATTCTAAAACCACTCGCTGACGGCCTTTCCTTGAAAGGCTGTCCCAGCAGCAGGCCGATTTTTATTCACCTCTCAACTAGTTTTATTGCATAAAACCTGCGGCGCACCGCTTGTAATCCGTATTCTTCCAACGATCAAACGGTGTAATAGAATGGTTATTTGAATTGAATAACAAAAACAGGTATAAGCCTCTAATGAGGGGGAGTAATTTTTTATTTTTTGAGGTTGTTTAAATATGAATATTTTCACAAATCGTTTAAAGCAAACCATGCTTCTGGCTGCGGGATTAAGCTTGGTGGCTCCTGTTTCAATGGCGAGTACATGGGCCGGAACGGCGAATTATACAGCCGCGCCTGACGCTACTGGCGACGAAGCGATAGTAGGCCCATTTGATACTTACGATTTTGGTTCAGGCATTACCTTAGTGCAATTTACCAGTGCAAACACCTTTACTGCTTATTTCCAAACTATGGTGGATGGTCATTTCCTGAACAATGCCGGCATCAATGTACCAGAATTGAATATCTCCGGCGCGGGTTCGGGTTTTGAATTGACTGTGGCTGCGACCCTGAACGGGACCTACAGTAATTTCTCAGGTTTCCAATCCTTCAGCTTCTCGGGCGGAGCAGTTAACCTGTATTTTGACACGACACCCGATTACAGTTTTACGGGCGATAGCGGCTTCAACAACGGAGCTGCAAT
This region includes:
- the cysK gene encoding cysteine synthase A — encoded protein: MPAWYSDNSQSIGRTPLVRINHISQGLNATLLVKIEGRNPSYSVKCRVGASMVWAAERQGLLTAGTTLLEATSGNSGIALAAVAAARGIPITLTMPDNMSQERRTLLLAYGANLLLTDGALGMRAAVEKAEAIAAADPEHYLLLEQFKNPANPAIHEQTTGPEIWRDCGGKIDIFVAGVGTGGTITGVSRYLKKHCGRPVLSVAVEPAGSPVLSQTRAGLPLQAVPHGIQGIGAGFVPQNLDLSLIDLIEPVEDAEAIAYTRRLAKEEGIMAGISSGAALAVAVRLAKRPEHAGKIIVAVLPDSGERYLSSSLFGE
- the pepA gene encoding flocculation-associated PEP-CTERM protein PepA yields the protein MNIFTNRLKQTMLLAAGLSLVAPVSMASTWAGTANYTAAPDATGDEAIVGPFDTYDFGSGITLVQFTSANTFTAYFQTMVDGHFLNNAGINVPELNISGAGSGFELTVAATLNGTYSNFSGFQSFSFSGGAVNLYFDTTPDYSFTGDSGFNNGAAILSGTVTGGSGVISPAGVGAEQLDLNFSGIFGSYDSNVYTPGITGGHSIFSINLNNSSLLSGINSVLGQNKSTGVLAAVDGSIQLTAVPVPAAVWLFGTGLIGLMTAGKRKTFAT